DNA from Gammaproteobacteria bacterium:
GCAAGCTGTGTTTGCAATTTCTCATCGACAAAACTGTAACTGATAATTTCATCATAACCCAAGGTTTTCAATACTAAACGCTCAGAATCGATGTTGACCATAGAAGTGAGCGATGATTGTAAAGAAAGTAAGGGGCTAGGTGCTATTGCTTCAACAACATCGCAACCATGAATGCGTAATACTTCTTCGATAAGGTCTTCTTCAATCTTAAGATCAAAGCGATAACTTGGCACAGTCACCATCAGCCCTTCAGGCACTTCTACATAATGCATTGCAAGCGCAGAAAAACAGTTTTTTATTGCGCTTGGCGAAATAACAGAGCCTATGACTTTTTCTAATTTAGAAAAACGTAATAAAATTGTATTTTGAGCCGAATAATTAGTCACCACATCTTTGACAACACTAGCAACACCACCAGCGATATCTAAAATCATTTGAGTGGCTAATTCCATGGCTCGCAGTGGAAGCTCTGGATCAACTCCACGTTCAAAACGATAAGAAGAGTCAGAATGAAGGTTATATTGTCGCACTGTATTACCAATCAGTTCTGGAGAAAAATGCGCGCACTCTAAAATAATATCACAGGTATTGACTGAAACAGCGCCGCGCAGCCCCCCCATGATACCTGCTAATGCAACAGGGCCCTGTTCGTCTGCAATCACCAAGGCAGAATCATCTAGCGCCACTGAAACTTCATTTAACAAGGTAACGCGCTCATCTAATCGAGCATGACGAATTTCAAGGTCTCCAATAATATGTTGCAAATCAAATGCGTGTATAGGCTGACCCAGCTCAAGCATGACATAGTTCGTTACATCCACTGGCAAAGTAATGCTGCGAATACCGCTACGGCGCAGTTTTTCTTTCAACCAAATTGGAGTTGCAATCTTGGGATTAATGTCACGAATAATTCGCGCCAAATAAATTGGACACGCAACTGAGTCATGATTTTTAATTTGTAATGCAAAAACCTCATTATTCGCGTAGTGGCTACCGGTTGGTCGCCCTCTTAATAAAGCGCCGCCTTCAATAGCAGCGACTTCACGCGCAATACCTAATACACTGACACAGTCACCACGATTTGGCGTGATACTAATATCCAAAATATTATCATCTAATTCTAAATATTCCATTAGCGCAGTTCCGACGGGCGCATCTTCTGGAAGCTCCATAATACCTTCTGACTTTTCTGCCAAACCTAATTCAGAAACAGAACACAACATGCCATGGGACTCTACATCGCGGATTTTAGATTTTTTAATCGTTACACCGGGTAAGATCGCGCCGATTTTTGCAAGCGCGACTTTAATCCCTGCACGCGCATTGGGCGCGCCACAAACGATAGTGAGAGTCTCAGTGCCATCATTGACTTGGCATACGCGTAATCTATCCGCATTGGGATGTTGTTCTGCCGATAAAATTTCAGCGACAACAATATTATTGAGCGCACTAGAAACTGGCGCAATCTCTTCAACTTCCAATCCACGCATTGTTAAGATTTCTGCAATTTCTTGTATAGGACGATCAATCTTTACGAAAGAACGTAACCATTTTTCACTGATTTTCATTGATAGTGCTCTTAGAACTGATGTAAAAATTTGATGTCATTTTCAAAAAACGCACGTAAATCATTCACGTTGTAATACAACATCGTTAATCGATCGTAACCCAATCCAAATGCAAATCCCTGATGCTCTTC
Protein-coding regions in this window:
- the pheT gene encoding phenylalanine--tRNA ligase subunit beta; translated protein: MKISEKWLRSFVKIDRPIQEIAEILTMRGLEVEEIAPVSSALNNIVVAEILSAEQHPNADRLRVCQVNDGTETLTIVCGAPNARAGIKVALAKIGAILPGVTIKKSKIRDVESHGMLCSVSELGLAEKSEGIMELPEDAPVGTALMEYLELDDNILDISITPNRGDCVSVLGIAREVAAIEGGALLRGRPTGSHYANNEVFALQIKNHDSVACPIYLARIIRDINPKIATPIWLKEKLRRSGIRSITLPVDVTNYVMLELGQPIHAFDLQHIIGDLEIRHARLDERVTLLNEVSVALDDSALVIADEQGPVALAGIMGGLRGAVSVNTCDIILECAHFSPELIGNTVRQYNLHSDSSYRFERGVDPELPLRAMELATQMILDIAGGVASVVKDVVTNYSAQNTILLRFSKLEKVIGSVISPSAIKNCFSALAMHYVEVPEGLMVTVPSYRFDLKIEEDLIEEVLRIHGCDVVEAIAPSPLLSLQSSLTSMVNIDSERLVLKTLGYDEIISYSFVDEKLQTQLAPNQTAIKLLNPISQDMSVMRTTLWTGLLTTLLYNLRRQQSRVHLFEQGLCFFEDGSQLKKLSGLIYGNVYPETWGSSKEIGHFFNVKNDVIALLAENGVVDSYEFIRSKNPALHPTQSAQLVHKQTRAVLGDIGVLHPQLVQSLDLPMSPVLFELDVQVLRQARICREFSPLSKFPEVRRDLSFLMPTDVPYADIHGEILNSDKSDRIRRVTIFDVYQGKGVPEGQKSIAIALIIQDSLKTLMDDEVATLVKEVIDLVESKFKATLRD